ATGTTCTGCAGCAGCACTTTAGCATCGTCTATAGAAGCTTTATAGCCGTCAAAGTATATTTTTCCAGTAAAACCAGCCAGCATTTCCATCTCTCTTTTCTTGGGTAGCAAACTTCATAGTCATCTTGTTCATATCAATATTCTTAAGCATTATATCACCATTGGGATTAATTGTAAACTTATACAATAAATGCTCATGCAATTTACCACTGCATGAGCATCTATACCCCTTACTCAACCTATCTTGTTTAAATTCGCAAAAGCAGCCATAAGCCTTTTCATTCCAGCCTTCTCAAATTGGATTTCAAGCTTGAAGTCGTCTCCTTCTTTTTCAACTGAAGTTATTTCTCCTACACCAAATTTTTTATGCTCAACCTTATCCCCTGCAGCAAAACTCAAACCGGCCGGCGTTGGCTTTGAAACAGGGCTTGCTACAATTGAAGGTCTGAAGGATTTCATCTGAGCCTGATTACCGATACCAGCTCCTGTATTGATTATGCTGTCAACACTTCTTCCGAAGACTGGCTTTGCAGCCCCCAAACCACCCATCTGGCTACTTCCCGGCCTGCTGCCAAAGCCGGTTTCTACTCTGTTTTCTTTTATTTTATTAAGGTCATCTACAAGTTCAGCAGGAATTTCCTTCAGAAATCTGGAAGCCTTGTTATAAGTCGTGTTACCAAACAGAGTCCTGCTGAATGCATTTGTCAAAAAGAGCTTTTCCCTTGCACGGGTAATTCCCACATAGCAAAGTCTTCTCTCCTCTTCGACTTCATTTTCGTCCAGCATGGATCTATATCCGGGAAAAACCCCTTCCTCAAGACCGACCAGGAATACTACAGGAAATTCAAGACCTTTTGCACTATGCAGTGTCATAAGGATTACATTGTCTGCATCCGGATCAACATTATCAATATCTGCTACAAGAGATACATTTTCCAGGAAGCCCTCCAGGGTGTTTTCCATATCTCCTCTTGCCTCAAATTCCAGCGCTCCGGAAATTAATTCCTTAATGTTTTCTATTCTCGTACGGGATTCAGGTGTATCTTCATCTTCCAATTCTTTCAGTATGCCTGATTGTCCAATCACCTCACTAATCAGTTCCGATACCTTCATACTCTCTTTCAAAGCTCTGAATTTTGATATAAGCAATACAAAGTTCTGCAATTTTCCTGCCGCTCTCTGTAAGTCCGGAATTTCATCAGCAGACGAAATAATTGCAAATATACTGCAGCCACGTTTGTTTGCTATATCCTCAGCTTTACCCAGAGTAGCATCACCTATTCCCCTCTTTGGAACATTGATGATTCTCTTCAGGCTTATGTTATCCGCAGGATTTTGTATTACCCTGAGGTATGCTATTACATCCTTGATTTCTTTTCTATCATAGAATCTCAGGCCTCCGACTATTTTGTAAGGGATGCCTTCCTTCATAAGCGTATCTTCTATAACACGGGACTGGGCGTTCACCCTGTAAAGTATGGCAAAATCCTTATATGACTTGTTATCAAGCCTGCTGAGTTTTTGGATCTCATTGCCTACAAAGAACGCTTCATCATGCTCGTTATTTCCCTGGTATAGCTGGATTTTGTTTCCTTCGGTATTATCAGTCCACAGACTCTTGGTCTTTCTGCCTGTATTGTTCTTTATCACACTATTTGCCGCATCAAGTATAGTCTGGGTAGAACGGTAATTCTGCTCGAGTTTTATGGTTTTACATCCTTTAAATTCCTTTTCAAAGTCAAGAATATTCCGTATGTTAGCCCCTCTCCATCCGTAGATGGACTGATCATCATCTCCCACGACACAAAGATTTTTGCTTCCCTGTGCCAGAAGGCTGACCAAAGAATACTGGGCAGTATTTGTATCCTGATACTCATCTACAAGTACATATCTGAATTTTCTCTGATAAAATTCCAATACAGCAGGGTTGTCCAGGAAAAGCTTTATTGTACACATAATAATATCATCAAAATCCAACGCATTATTCAGCCGCAGCTTCTTCTGATAGAGCTCATATATAGCAGCAACCTTACTCATTTTAAAGTCTGATGCGTACATCTGAGTATAGGTTTTGGGTTCTATCAGTTCATCCTTTGCTCTACCTATCATATCAAGAACAGACCTTGGCGGAAAATTTTTATCATTAAGGTTAAGTTCTTTAAGACAATCTTTAACAACAGTCTGCTGATCTGCTGAATCATAAATAACAAAACTCTTGTCAAAGCCGATTTTATCTATATCACGCCTTAGCATTCTGACACACATGGAGTGGAATGTACTTACCCATATACTGTCACCCGCATCCTCTACCAGCTTTTCAATTCTTTCTTTCATCTCTCTTGCTGCTTTATTTGTAAAAGTGATTGCAAGAATACTGGCAGGATGCACACCCTTTTCCCGTATCAAATAAGCAATTCTGTGTGTAAGTACACGGGTCTTGCCTGATCCGGCACCTGCAAGTATCAGAAGCGGACCCTCTGTATGTAATACAGCTTCCTGCTGTGGTTCATTTAAACCCTTCAACAAATCCATATATACATCTCCAATGTAAAAATTAAATACCGGGAATATATGTTCGCGGCATTTATCATTATAGTAGATTATTTACTTTTTCGCAAATGAAAAAAATTAATTCTTCTTCCTATCCGGTTATTATCTTGTCAGCTATTTTGGCAATGGCATTACCCAACTTGCAGCTATTA
The DNA window shown above is from Clostridia bacterium and carries:
- the pcrA gene encoding DNA helicase PcrA, whose amino-acid sequence is MDLLKGLNEPQQEAVLHTEGPLLILAGAGSGKTRVLTHRIAYLIREKGVHPASILAITFTNKAAREMKERIEKLVEDAGDSIWVSTFHSMCVRMLRRDIDKIGFDKSFVIYDSADQQTVVKDCLKELNLNDKNFPPRSVLDMIGRAKDELIEPKTYTQMYASDFKMSKVAAIYELYQKKLRLNNALDFDDIIMCTIKLFLDNPAVLEFYQRKFRYVLVDEYQDTNTAQYSLVSLLAQGSKNLCVVGDDDQSIYGWRGANIRNILDFEKEFKGCKTIKLEQNYRSTQTILDAANSVIKNNTGRKTKSLWTDNTEGNKIQLYQGNNEHDEAFFVGNEIQKLSRLDNKSYKDFAILYRVNAQSRVIEDTLMKEGIPYKIVGGLRFYDRKEIKDVIAYLRVIQNPADNISLKRIINVPKRGIGDATLGKAEDIANKRGCSIFAIISSADEIPDLQRAAGKLQNFVLLISKFRALKESMKVSELISEVIGQSGILKELEDEDTPESRTRIENIKELISGALEFEARGDMENTLEGFLENVSLVADIDNVDPDADNVILMTLHSAKGLEFPVVFLVGLEEGVFPGYRSMLDENEVEEERRLCYVGITRAREKLFLTNAFSRTLFGNTTYNKASRFLKEIPAELVDDLNKIKENRVETGFGSRPGSSQMGGLGAAKPVFGRSVDSIINTGAGIGNQAQMKSFRPSIVASPVSKPTPAGLSFAAGDKVEHKKFGVGEITSVEKEGDDFKLEIQFEKAGMKRLMAAFANLNKIG